cTATCCCCCATATATGACGACAAAAACTCTGTCCCCCATTCTCTTCCCTGACCTAGATATAGTAATGCCATGAAGGTCTCTGAATTAATTCTTCATGCACCCtaaagaaaatcaaaggaaaagtGGGTCCTCCTTGTGGTATATCCAACTAACAAGTTCAGGCCCACTGAAATCAACAGTTATTTTGTTCAGAAACTAAGCTGTGAATACTCTAAAAAACATTGGAATTTCACAGAGGGGGTTTTATGTAAGTTTGCACATagtttttattaattctttaatgattttttaaatgtaccCAGAAATTGAATGAATAAAGGGTTCAAAAGGAACATTCATTTTGTACAGACTTTCAGGAAACTATTCTGACATTTTTCTCAACAAATGGAAATACTGTTCATGACCTGAGGGCTTTCTTTAAGGATCATAAATAGAACATTTCTTATTTGAATGGAACTAGAATTCCTAATGACATAAGGATGTTTTATATCTTCCCTCTTTCAATACCCATCTTTGAATCATGTCTGAAAAGCAACAATGTAATCCTCACAAATGCAAAACACCTTTCCtccatttaaaatgaagaattaatAGAAACTGATGCTTTACCTTTAGCTTTTGTCAGCACTATTCCTTTGCAGTTTCAGTCTCTCACATGTCTACTCTAAGTTATACTGTCACCGATAGAAGTTCTGGCAACAACATATTCagcaataaaaaatgtttaaaaataatgaattattttaaaaattaacacaaaatgCACTTTATTATATGCTTTATAAACTAGAAAATCAATTGCAccttagaattttaaaaataaatgaaaagttgctttttaaaaagccctATTACACTATACTTATACTTGACTTTGTTTAGGTATTGTGTATTTGGAAAACACAAAGAAGCTCATTCCCTAGGATTGTAATGATATGCAGCTAAGAGAGAACTTCCTTGCTAATTGTATAGCCCAGTATTAACTCCTGGCTAATACTGAAAAAGCAGTTGTTGAGAGGCAATTCTGCATTTTATGTGCACTAATATATTCACTGAAAAtctattaaaatgtaaaatattaaaaacctgaaatacaGATTCCAGTACTGTCACATTAAGTTCAATCCAGACTAAACTTTATGTGGTTGTATCTGTAAACCTCCAGTGCAAATCaacactgcagtgctgcccagcaACTCCACTGTCAGGGTCcatcacagccctgagcacctGAAAGCTTTGGGACTTGCAGCTTTCAGCTTTGCATATGATTTCTCCCCTCTCAAGACAACTCTGTGTCTGAGAATCACTAATTATCTTCAGATGTGTCTGAAGTTGGAGCCCTGGCTCttccattttcagtttcataTTGTCACCAAGCTGGGTGCTGTGCCACTGCCTAGGGAGAGCTCCAGCCTACCCAGCACTTGGCCCAGCCAGGAGGACAATTCACAGAGCACAAAGAACAGCACCACTCCTTCACAGATGACAAAGTGATTTGTTTTCTAACAGGGAATGAGTCATTCTCACGCCTGTTTAAGTTCAATTAAACATCTTCAGGGGAAAATTTATGATTAAACACAGAATCAACACTGTATCCAGGGACTGCTGATGGACGCCACATATCTATTCAGGCTTCTGGGCttcttttaatgtttaattttgcCTTGATGACCCTTTTGTGTCTAGAAACTGAATTATTGACACATTAGCTGAAATCTTCCCTCACTTTTCATACCTTTCCAGGCTTCTGCACTCTTCTGAAGCAACACCTTTCCTGCCAGACTTTGTAAACCAAGTAATATTTGCTGGCCATCATGGCCTTGGGTTCTGAGAAAAATTCTGTCCTGCATGTGGTTATGGACAATTATCCTGAGGAACTTTTGGAACCCCTTTCAAAATGCCCTCATTACTTTTTGTGACACTGTTTTGCTCAGCTTCCCTAACTCATTTTGAGATACAACTCAGGAATCAGTGCTGCTCCCAAAGGCCTTTCAAGAATTCTCCTGGCATGCCAGCATTTTACATGTTCAGTTTATGGAGAAATAAGTTGACAAAGTTCATTAAAACACATTCAGTACTTTAGCACTACACACAGATCTCACTGAACTCCATGGGAGATAAAACTAAGTTCCTGACAGGACTGTACCCTATAAAACAACTCATCAAAAATTCCACCATGACTTGGAGAGTGAGTGTGAGAGATCAGagcaaaaaaatctctgctgaaCCTCTCCCTGGTAAGCTCAGacaccagcacacacctgcTCCTGGCATCTGTGCAGGATGGAACTTTGTAAGATTGCTACTTGAAGGCTTTTTCACATTAATAAGGAGATTCCAAAGATCAAATTCAGCTGGGAATttaaagcagaagcagaagtgCAGATTTAATGGGAAGAAGTTCTTTTCAGTTCATGGAAACATATTCCTCCTCCTACTGGAGTATAttcagaggaggggaaaaacccctaaaaaacccaaaccacaagTCAGTCCTTTCCCAGCCTGTACAAACCTTCAGTTCTACGGTGCTTGGTGTTGTGAGGCATCCTACACATCAGCAACCTTAAGGCACTCTAACTCTACTGCTTCAGGGTGTGTACAAGACCATTCAATCAGTCACCAGACATTTCTGTTTCAAGCACAATTCTAAGATGTAAGAATTTCTTCAAGAAACGCAGATGCTGCCTTAGCTGCAGAGTGAAATGAGACCCTTTCAGAACACAACAGCTCCTCAGCTGACTGAGAATCCTGGCAGCCCCCACTCACCCTGGAGCCAGACACGGCTTCTCACGACATCttgtggcagcaggaccagctgACAGGGCTTTTGTCCTCAAAAACGTAATTTAAGATGTGAAACAATGATGTTGCAGAAAATCAAACggaaaacaaaaagcaccaACTTATAATCAATTAATTTGAACAGAATAGCAACAATTTTCAAACCAGGAAAAtttcccataaaaataaatacacaaagtATAAAACAATAGGagcattattttaaagtaataaagtcagaaaactgaaacaatCTAATGCAATTTGAAGTGCACGTCAGCTACAGATGTACAACTATAATAACACAGGTATATATTATTAACACTTAACATATTCTCATGTATTCTAACTAGaaaattagaattttctttGTACTTTGTTGCATCCAGGAGGAGATTGGTAGAGAAGGGAAAAGCTTAATTGTCCAGAAACACAAGGACAAATTGACTCAATCAGGCTAATTTATTCTGATATTTATATTGCATGCAACTGGATAAACAGTAAAATAGCAAATCTTATTTCCCATTTGTTCTCAAATTATGTTTTGAGAAAAGATGTCTTTTAATTatacctgaaaaaaacaaaaactgtggTTCAAAACTATTCTACTGCAAACACATCAGTCCCAGAAGAATTAACAGATGGTCCaccttgaaaaataaatcagagatAGTtctaattaaataaattaaacccaacaaaattatttaatatatggtcttattttcattaatatcTTCATCAAGGCACACAAGATTGCTTTCTCAGTCATTAACTGAGTAAACCTTAATTCACACTGTTTTTTGATGGAAGATATTTCACTTTCTCTCTGTGCAACTTGGTGCCTGAAATCCTGACTCAGCACCTAATACAGCTTCTGGAACAGAGGCAGTTTTTCCTGTCAGGGCAGAAACAACTGGCTTTGCCTAGACTTGGTTGGAGGATAACAGAATAAAATACCAACAGGTTTTATGTAGTCAGAGAAGAGCACTGGAGGACAAAGAGAAAGCCTCTGGGATATACAAGCAGAACTGCAACTCCTACTGAAAGTCATGAAAGggttttcaaaagcatttgCTGTAACACCCTCAAAGCAATAAAACCCTACATCAGGAATAACTCGTATTTGTCCTTcagatgtgaaaaaaataataatctacATTTCATTCAGGTCATGCACACTGAGATTACTGAATCTACTTGTGCGTCTTCTTTACTCTCACCTGTTACTGTGTTGGGAAACATTAGTTAGCAAAGACAGCCCTGTCTGCACCAGGACTGAGGACACCAAGCACCTCATCCACAACAggcctgtcacacacagcattAGCATCCTATGaatcagacaaaaaaattttaagattaaaaaaaagggcatttcctttttttaacagGGATGCTCAGAAGCAACAGGCATTTAAGTCTGCAAAGTCCCTGAAGGACTACTGTCACATTTACTTCAATTTATAATCTGCTAgagactgaaaaacagaatgttGGCCCAAGATTTGCTGGCAGTTAAACTACAATTTATGTGAAATTGTGAAGCATGGATTTGGCATCTGAAGCATAGATTGAGTCAAGCCCTCCTCCAATATCATGGGTGTGCCTTGGCAAGATGTGAAGAGgttgctgggagcagagagaggtTACCACAGACACTGCATATTGCAATATCCAGTGGAAAAGGTAACTAAGCTGTTGCTAAACAGAGAAACAGCCATGGGCTACaaagccccaaatcctgacctCCATTTGCCTGCACTCTGATAAATGGTCTATAGACTTCTCCTTGAACAGGTTTTGGGTCATTTCTGCAACCAAACCGTGGCAAAATCTTGgcagcacaagcacagcccctgccctgctgccagcagccgCTCCCCTGCCGGTGGCGATGCCACCACCAGATGCCACCACACCTCACCTGTGCCCCGGGTACTCCACACTCAAACTTCATCCTCCTGCTGAAAACATTCGCATCACACCTGAACTCAGCTACTCCGAGCTGCAAAGAAGAGTTTGGCTTCCTAtttatctttctgtttgtttgtttgtttgttttcctggaaagaACCCAAATAGACACTCAAATGGCCTTCAGGTGGAAGCTAAAAGAACCTTTGAGAACAGTATTACCTCAGTGAAGTAAACCACATCTTTGTCTCAGAAAGCAGTTTGGGAAGCAGAGTGGCAGGAAGGTAATCTTCATAAATTGTGGAACTCTGACACAAGAACTGATCTCTCCTGCTTTCAGAAAGGAGTTCCTCAAGATCAGCAAACTTCTCATGCAACTCGGTCCTCTACTGGCAGGGTTGAAATATactttgtatttctgtgcaGTTACATAGTCTTAATGCACAAACACTATCATTTCATGGATTCAAAACCACTATGTTTTGAAGCCCAGGATACTTTCTCCCCATCATCTCCACCAATTTTTTGATACATCACATACAGTGGTATGGCCCTGGACTTACCTGAAAGTACCAAATACACTCAGCTAGGAGCAGAAACCTGAGTgtacaaagaaaaatgcacacCCTGCTTTGTCTTCATTTATATGCTCTGGCATGAGGTGCAACCCGTGGTTTAGAAGCTCAAATAGATGAGCTTATGAGCAGTCCCTGTGGACTTCATTCCTTTGACTAGGATTGTTTTTCCTTGAGagatgaaataatgaaaaatcatGCCAATTTTAGTAGTTTTCATCAATCATTTCCTTTACAAGAAGCCTAATCTGACAAGATGTAGAAGATGAGGTGCTGGATATGAGCTTCAAtagtttcagtatttttttcagaattgtcTGTGTAGGAAGGACCATTAACACCAACAGTTGTTGTGTCTGCACCAACCTGAGCAGGAACTTGtctgctgcacagggcagcaATAACCTAACACACAAATCTCCTTGGAATGAGCCTGCAGTGTGATACTGCTAACATGATTATTGTGTCAGtcactgaaaacaaatgtttctgaTGCTTTTACACTCCACTGATTTTACCCTGCAATACCAAAACTCAAATGCTGTGAGTACAAATCTTAtttgcagccactgctgcctaAGAGAAGCATGTAAATCACCCATGAGCCTGTACCAGTCTGAGGGAGAGAATGAAGCTGTCACTGCTTTAATTTCTAACAGCTCCCTTCCATCAGGCATATCTAAGTTTCCACTCATATTCttagctgttgttttttttaatggatacAATTCCATAAAAGTAGCTAATTATGATGAACTACTCAGAAACACTAACACAGAGCTTGAACTTCCATTAGTGTTTATAATTGTAATGAAGTAGCTTGTCCAAGAAACATGGGAGATTCTGTCCCTCTGAGACAACCTCATCACAATGCACCAGCATGTCAGAAAGCTGAATAAATCCCCAGAGAACTTTCAAAGACTTGATTCAGTTCCTTTCATTAAGCACTAGATTCAGATCTGATTTCAATTATGGAAGGCAACAGTCAAACCACGTTCAATTTCTTCTATACCCGCTTTTGAGATTCTAAGAGTTCACGAGAGTTTATGTGGTTTTAAATCCCATTGTGATTGGTAACtcccaaaacagaaaatctgactTGAAAACACACTCATTTCAGACCCACTGCACATAAGCAGCAAAGAACAGTGACTGTTGTGACAGGCAATCTTATTACCACCTCCATCTCATTTGAGAATGACTTTTTGAGAAGTACTGGCAGTActtacaataaaaaataattttaaacctCATTTTTATAAGGAAGATGACCTTGAAAATTACTTCTTACACAAAGACTTTTACATTTACTTCATTATCAATAAACAGTTTCTGTCCTGTAATCCAAAGAAATTCAAACCATAATGAAGAGCATTACCCAAACACCTTTAAGAATCCAGGTAAGAACAGAACAAGACGGAAAATCCAGCCAAAGGGAAAGAATATTCATTACTTCCATCTTAAGAGACTAAAATGAAGGATGTGACCAAGAGTCTGAATACtgattctgtttaaaaaaaaaaaaaagtaacaaatcATTTTAATGTTGcagctttatttaaaagaaagtgaCTTTAGAGTTTTTGGtaacatattttttatataaaattgatacaatgaaaaataaacctcaGCAGTATTCTACAGCAGATTACAGGCTGTAAACTCATAATCAAATGTACTATATTGGAAAAGGTAACTGTTCAAATCTTATTTGCAGACCAGCACCAAGTGATCCCAAAAGTCTAGTTTTAGTCTAcatgacaaaaaaaacaaacccacacttCCTAAGTAAGGAGTTGTTCAATCTCACTTGTCTTTCAATTTACAGTAACAGTTGTGATGAACTCTATGCAAGAAACACACCAAAACATCCTACAATACCTTCAGTGAGTAAAGATCAACTTTTGTACACCGCTGAAAGCTTATAAGGATCATGGACAACAAGGTATTTGCACAAAACTTTAAGAATTGCCATTTACATGGAACTCAGAAGTCAATGAAAAAACTCCAAAGCTCTGTAACAGTTCTTTATAACTATTTTCTTTCAGGAGATAAATTTAATTGATCTTGGGATCATATTTTTTAAACCTATGTCTGCAATACATCAAAAATCCAACACATCAAGTAGTATGAATAGCACCCAGTaggcaaagagaaaaaccaaaacacaagcTACGCAATCCTGAAATTCTTTTACCATTCTTATCACATGCTCAGTAGAAAGCAAGGCTCCTCCCAAAACTCTTCTGTTTCTAAGTTGTCTGAAATCAAGCTTCTCAAATAGAAAACCTATTTTGGGAAGAAACTTTCTCATTATAAACCCAGTTTCACAAACATCCCATTTTGGGTGTAACTTGGCTTCAAGCAACCCTTACAGGCACAGGGAGATGCTGCCCTCAAATATTAAGGCTGTAGAGAGCTACCAGAAGGGACAAAATACTAATAGTCAAACTGTGAAATAATAGTACTGTAATTCTTGCATTTGCTCTTCTCTGTCATGCAATCACAACTATACTTTGTAGAAGATACCAGAGGTCTGtttcctgctctcagctcagctgcttctcaaCTTCATGATTCCTGAACTCAATCTGATTTGTTTTACCATGGCTGTTCATGTAAATGTTCCAGGGACAGCACCAGTGGAAAAGGATGCTAATCCAGTAACCCCAGAAAACCTGCAATTTAAAAGTCTTCCGTAGAATTTGAAAAATTTCCCTAGAAATTCCACTTTCTCTTCAGgctctttgccttttgctttcatCTGTGAAAAATCCACCAACCTTCCTTTATCACCACTCTCCACCCTGGAATACCAATGTAAACAAAACCCAGTAGAATAATCAAGTTTtgccagacaaaaaaaaaaaaaaaaaagcaccataATGTTACATCTTTGCTCTTTTCAGTAAGTTATAGCAGCATTTCGAGACCAAAGCCTCAGCATTCCAATGCTTAAAGCCTTGCTCCCAGGTCCTCTGCAATGCTTTGGATCCTGGTACTAAAACAGAAGAGGTATTGAACATAGGATGTTCTCACAGTACGTGGATAGGATTTTCTGTGAATTGTGTGCAACAGAGCTACTTTGTGCCTGGGGACATTTACAATGCAGATTTGGTTCTCTTGTGAAGCTGAGGAGTCACTGGCACTGAACAGTTTTGCCATAGCCACCTCTTCCAGCATCATAGTCTTGCCGATACTCATCTCGGACCTAACgaaggagggagaaaggaaaatccagaaaagacaaggaaaaacgatttttcaaaatttgttaCACCATTAGAATACAGTCATACTGACATCACAACGCCTAAGAGGCTACACAGAACTTACTGACCAAACAGAAGGCAAAGTGCCTCATGCAGAAATCCACAACACCATAAATCAACTTCCTCTTTCATCATGTCTGGGGACTCTAATCAAACACAGTGCAAGCAAGGATGGCCAGCCTTGGGCTTTGGCAGTACAAGCCACTGCCACCTGCTCCATTTGGGGTAAGCCAACTGCTGTCCTATGTGTTGCTGACAGCCCCTTACATTTTCTGGGCTCACTTAAAGGCATTATCTCCCCAGGCAGCCAAGAGTTGTTTCTGCAAGTACTTCTAGTGAAATTTATGAAACAGTTATTTATACCTAGTGGAGTATACTGCCATTGATCAGATGTCTTTCAGTGTTATCTTAATCAATGACTCCTAAACTGCTATTTCTGAAATTGTTCTCTGTTTAGCAAAGTCACCAATCCCTTAAAATCCCAGGCTTTACAACAACTTACCTGCCCCCCTGATCTTCCACGGCCATACTGCCTACCCTCCTTAAACCCTGCATCCCAGTCTGTCCTTATGATCCTGTCATCAAGTCTGGTCCCGTTGATGTATCGCATTGCATTTTCAGCATCTCCTCTGGCATAATACCTTAGGATAggttaatgaaaaaaatggacTTCTATTTTCACCACATGGAAAAAAGAACAGTGCCAAATCAGCTACAAAACCAAGTCTTTGCTTGAACCACTTTTATGAAGCTACACCAGCTACTAAGAAAACTGCTAGCGAAAGGGAGGAGCATGAAGCATTTCAAGCATTAAAAATACGTATATTAGTTTAAGTTTGTCAACCATGCTGACATTTAACAGAACAAAGTTCTCTTGCTAAAGAGTGGGAAGCCCCACACACGCTCTGTTCACGCTGCAAACTTTCACCTCTGGTGAGTTTACCGGAACCAGTAACAGAATGATCCTCAGAAACGTGCACACAGATAGGGATGAAAGAAGCCAAAAGAAACTTTACGTGTGTGTTTGTACAAAAAGAAAGACCTTTTTACCGGCAGGTAAGAATATGGGTTTACCGCAGAGGTCGACCACCTAACAGATGCCTGGGTTAAAGTATCAAAGTGAAAGCAATCTGCTGACCCCGCTCGACATGCAGTGTATGCTcgaatcacagaatcacggttggaaaagacctgtaagaccatcaagtccaaccgTGAGCCCAATATTGCTCTCTCACGTCAGGGTCTCCCACAGACACTTCAGCAAACGATTAATTTTACCCTCGGAGAACTCCCCCGTGACTCAGAgcctgcagtgcagagcagttCACTCACAGCCCGACCGCTCCTGCCACCCCGGACAAGGATACTCCACGAAGCAGAAGCCGCAGGCGGTTTTCTTCACTTTGTCCAGCCCCATGATGACCTTCTTGATGTCGCCGCTTTTGCCGAAGAGTTCGTGGATCTGCTCCTCCGTGGTGTAGAAGGACAGGTTCCCCACATACAGCGTGCAGCTCTTCCTCAGCAGCCGCTCCTGGTCGTACCGCGTCCCCTGGGCCGCAAGGACACAGCGTCACctcacggcccggcccggcccggccggaCCGCGCGGCGCCCGCCCCCGGCCGCGGCTCACCCGGAAATGCTGGTCCCGGTACTGGCTGAGTTCGGCGTAGGAGTCGCTGCGCAGGATGCTCAGCGTCCCGCTGCAGCTCATGGCGGcgctgccctgcccggcccggccgagGCCAGCCCAACCCAgcacggctcggctcggctgtgcccagcacaggacgGACCGACACCACCCGGTCCAGCCGCCTCCCGGCGTCTTCCCGCGCCCCGCGCACGCGCCCCGCGGCCGCGCAGCCAATGGCGAGGCGGCGCGAGGCTCTCGCGAGCGCAGGGGGCGGGGCGCGCGGCGCATCTCGTTTGGCCCGGGTGTCGCGAGAGCGGTGGCCATGGCGCTGCTGcgggcgctgctgctgctgctctccagcccgCGGCTCGTGGAGCGCCTCTCGGAGTCGCGGCCCATCCGCGCCGCCGCTCGGGTCACCGCCAGCGCCCTCACCCGCGGCCAGCGCGACCTGGCCCCGCGCCTGCTTCGCCTGCGCGACGCCTTCCTCGCCGAGCTCAAGGACGGCGCCCGCGCGCGGGGGTGGCCGTGGCCGCGCGGGCCGGGCCGTGGCGGCCGCCCCGGATCTGCGCCGTGATCGCCGCTCCGAGCGGTAGCAGCTGCGGACAGCGCCCGGGAGGAACGGGAACCGAGCGCACGGAGCGCGCTGGAAACGGCGGGAGAAGGGCCCCGGGCGCTGGTGACAGCGGGGCCCCGGCGGTGTCCAAGCTGTGGATGGCGAGCTGCGGACTGGACGGTGCGTTCCACATGGCATGGCCTGGACTGACTCCTCGGGAAAGCATGAACACGGGACGCTGCTCCTCATCGCTTTCATGGATTTCTATTTCAGACAGTATACATCTTCCGCGGTTCTCAGGAACAAGCAGACTCGCTTTATAATCACCCACAATGCTGTGAAGATTGTCACTTGAAGTGCTGATAAAGAActtgaaataaaaccacaatTCTCACGGGAGTACCTGTAACAATGTCTGTGTATACAGGAGTAATACTCTATATTTGATACAGTTTTGTTACAAAAAGGGTTTTAAGTGTTGATGATGTGCACAGGATAAGGGACATCTTACACGAAGGTAAAAGGGATTCAGTAGCTATCCTAAAAGCACACCCCAAGTCTATTGTAGCAAGAAAGgtttacaaggaaaaaatgaCCAATAGAGCCACCCTGCATGAAAATGGGAATACAGATACACAACTGAAAAGGATGCATCTATCATGTGTAATGCAGTGGGCAGGTTTGCTTAAGATGCTGATGTGATGACATCTGTGACACTTCAGCAGTTACCCTTCCTTCAGAGCACGTGTCACTGTTTGATCCAGCCGAGTACAGGCTCTGTTAATGGGGAGGGTCATTTCATTCCTTGTGTCATCCCAGGTGAGAAGAACATTGTGCTTGGTGTGAGATACAgtttcctgcactgctgctaaAATTAAGCCTCCAGCAACAAAGACAGGTGTGCATGGATGGAGAAACTGCATCTACAGAGTAAATTCAAAGGTCTGGCTGGCAAAACAAAAGTAGTATATTGTTAATCTGAACTGCTATTCGTAGTCCAGATTCTCTTGCTGGCTCTCTGCAGGTTACCTGTGCAGTGATAGAAGTCACCATCCCATGGGCTCCATTACATCCCCCCAGAGTTTCAAACTGTACCCCACCCAGACTGCCAGAATTTGTaagttttatgaaaataaaattcaagattTAGGCTGTCTAAGAAAGCTGAAAATGGGAAGCAGGACATGGAGTACCAGATGTGGCACACGGTTGTGTCGTCCCAGTGTaagagagcaaaaagaaaattaacttggAAAATACATTTGCTGTCACAATGCTTTCACAACTACTTACAGGACTTTGTGAGTCACCAGTACAAACAGACAGGCACCttctccccctgcctccccccagacACTCACCTTTAATTTACAAGCAGCCAGCAGTGAGGAATCAAGGATGTGGGATGAGCATACAGAGAACACAAGACAAAATGCTTTACAAGAGACAAAGAGCAATGTTCCCTAAACATCTAGGTCAGTCACACATTCATTTTTCCTAGATTCTTCTTGGAGCTTGGCATTAACCTGTATTATTCTTGTCTCTGTTGAAAACCTGGGTATTAAGACCTTATATAAGGTTGTGTGGGTGAAGAACTGCCAAAAGCATTACCACCTTTGTGAGCAGAAATAATTCAAGTGTCAGATTGTTTCAGAGAGAGGGGCTTGATCTACAATGCATGTGCCAAGTCAGGATGTTTTGGATCCAGTTCTCGTAGGCAAAACTACAGACTGTAGCTGAAGCCCAGTTACTGGTGTTCAGTTTTGAAAGAGACTGCTCTCCTGTAGAAAGCCAGGATATGAGCTGTCATTCCCACGGGGAGCAGTTAGTG
This Catharus ustulatus isolate bCatUst1 chromosome 10, bCatUst1.pri.v2, whole genome shotgun sequence DNA region includes the following protein-coding sequences:
- the NCBP2 gene encoding nuclear cap-binding protein subunit 2, which produces MSCSGTLSILRSDSYAELSQYRDQHFRGTRYDQERLLRKSCTLYVGNLSFYTTEEQIHELFGKSGDIKKVIMGLDKVKKTACGFCFVEYYARGDAENAMRYINGTRLDDRIIRTDWDAGFKEGRQYGRGRSGGQVRDEYRQDYDAGRGGYGKTVQCQ
- the NCBP2AS2 gene encoding protein NCBP2AS2 codes for the protein MALLRALLLLLSSPRLVERLSESRPIRAAARVTASALTRGQRDLAPRLLRLRDAFLAELKDGARARGWPWPRGPGRGGRPGSAP